Proteins encoded within one genomic window of Haladaptatus sp. QDMS2:
- a CDS encoding polymer-forming cytoskeletal protein — translation MRGRGIIHRRILAALLVAIVVFGAIPGVVAADTRTGGDVRIAEGEVINEDLEVYAGNVVIDGTVNGNVNVFGGNAVVNGQINGDLSLFTGSSVINGEVTGTTGAFGGSVVVGPTAVLGTFESGSGSTVVNGQVTGDARIDSGSIALGETAQVGGNLEYDGELDVADGAVVAGTVTQNPNLQLGDGGTDVPGFGVLPGIFAVYGFLVSFVLGAILLLAFPAFSGRVSAAATTAPLRSGGVGLLTLIGVPILLLVLLITIVGIPLSIAGIFLFALVVWVGTIYGRYAIGSFLLDYAGYSNRFVALFLGLLVVELATRLPFVGGLIEFLVLILGLGALALTAYRTYRGEASPPEPLVEGEADETGDTWVPPT, via the coding sequence ATGAGGGGACGGGGAATTATCCACAGACGTATCCTCGCAGCATTGCTCGTCGCCATCGTCGTTTTCGGGGCCATCCCCGGGGTCGTGGCGGCTGACACGCGAACTGGCGGCGATGTCCGAATCGCCGAAGGGGAGGTCATCAACGAGGACCTGGAGGTGTACGCCGGGAACGTCGTCATCGACGGCACGGTCAACGGGAACGTGAACGTCTTCGGCGGAAACGCGGTCGTGAACGGCCAAATCAACGGCGACCTCTCGCTGTTCACCGGGAGTAGCGTCATCAACGGCGAGGTCACCGGAACCACCGGGGCGTTCGGTGGCAGCGTCGTGGTCGGCCCGACCGCCGTCCTCGGCACGTTCGAATCCGGCAGCGGTTCGACCGTCGTCAACGGGCAGGTGACCGGCGACGCCCGCATCGACAGCGGCTCTATCGCGCTCGGCGAGACGGCCCAGGTCGGCGGCAACCTCGAATACGACGGCGAACTCGACGTCGCGGACGGCGCGGTGGTCGCGGGTACCGTGACCCAGAACCCGAACCTGCAACTCGGCGACGGCGGCACCGACGTTCCCGGCTTCGGCGTCCTGCCGGGTATCTTCGCCGTCTACGGCTTCCTCGTGAGTTTCGTCCTCGGTGCGATTCTCCTGCTCGCCTTCCCGGCGTTCTCGGGGCGCGTCTCCGCGGCCGCGACGACTGCACCACTCAGGTCAGGCGGCGTGGGTCTGCTCACACTCATCGGCGTGCCAATCCTGCTGTTGGTGTTGCTCATAACCATCGTCGGCATCCCGCTGTCCATTGCCGGCATCTTCCTGTTCGCGCTGGTCGTGTGGGTGGGGACCATCTACGGGCGCTACGCTATCGGGTCGTTCCTGCTCGATTACGCGGGTTACTCGAACCGCTTCGTCGCGCTGTTCCTCGGCCTGCTGGTCGTCGAACTCGCAACCCGCCTGCCGTTCGTCGGCGGCCTCATCGAGTTCCTCGTGCTCATCCTCGGGCTTGGTGCGCTCGCACTCACGGCCTACCGCACCTACCGCGGCGAGGCGAGCCCGCCAGAACCGCTCGTCGAAGGCGAGGCAGACGAGACGGGCGACACCTGGGTTCCGCCGACCTGA
- a CDS encoding replication factor C small subunit: MSEADANSRAGREEIWIEKYRPQRLDEVVGHENIVGRLKSYVAKNDLPHLLFSGPAGVGKTTSAVAIARELYGDDWRENFLELNASDERGIDVVRDRIKNFARASFGGYDYRIIFLDEADSLTSDAQSALRRTMEQFSNNTRFILSCNYSSRIIDPIQSRCAVFRFAPLDDAAVADQIRRIAENEGIPVTDEGIEALVYAADGDMRKAINALQAAAVMGEEVNEEAVFTITSTARPEEIKEMVTKALDGDFTAARSTLDELLTEKGLAGGDIINQLHRSVWEFGLSDKEAVRVMDRIGEADYRITAGANERVQLEALLASLALPD; the protein is encoded by the coding sequence ATGAGCGAGGCGGATGCCAATTCGCGGGCCGGACGCGAGGAGATCTGGATCGAAAAGTATCGCCCACAGCGACTGGACGAGGTCGTGGGTCACGAGAACATCGTGGGCCGCCTCAAAAGCTACGTCGCCAAAAACGACCTGCCACACCTCCTGTTCTCGGGACCAGCAGGCGTCGGCAAGACCACCTCGGCGGTGGCCATCGCCCGGGAACTCTACGGCGACGACTGGCGAGAGAACTTCCTCGAACTGAACGCCTCAGACGAGCGCGGTATCGACGTGGTGCGCGACCGCATCAAGAACTTCGCGCGGGCGAGTTTCGGCGGCTACGACTACCGCATCATCTTCTTAGACGAGGCCGACTCGCTGACCTCAGACGCCCAGTCCGCGCTGCGCCGGACGATGGAGCAGTTCTCGAACAACACCCGCTTCATCCTCTCGTGTAACTACTCCTCGCGCATCATCGACCCCATCCAGTCGCGGTGTGCGGTGTTCCGCTTCGCCCCCCTCGACGACGCGGCGGTCGCAGACCAGATTCGCCGTATCGCAGAAAACGAGGGCATTCCCGTCACCGACGAGGGGATAGAGGCACTCGTCTACGCCGCAGACGGCGACATGCGAAAGGCCATCAACGCGCTCCAGGCCGCCGCCGTCATGGGCGAGGAAGTGAACGAAGAGGCCGTCTTCACCATCACCTCGACGGCCCGCCCGGAGGAAATCAAGGAGATGGTGACGAAGGCGCTCGACGGCGATTTCACCGCCGCGCGCTCGACGCTCGACGAGTTGCTCACGGAGAAGGGCCTCGCCGGCGGCGACATTATCAACCAACTCCACCGCTCGGTGTGGGAGTTCGGACTTTCGGACAAGGAAGCCGTGCGCGTCATGGACCGCATCGGCGAAGCGGACTACCGGATTACCGCCGGCGCGAACGAGCGCGTCCAGTTAGAGGCGCTGCTCGCCTCCCTCGCACTGCCCGACTAG
- a CDS encoding TspO/MBR family protein, with product MATDLARSSLPNRRPIATLAAAILLSELVGALGTVFTGPQINTWYTTLAKPAFNPPNWVFGPVWTTLFALMGAAAWLVWRRGFDQTAVRVALSAFALQFALNVGWSAAFFGLESPQLGLVVIIALWVAIVATIALFDRVDRRAALLLVPYLAWVTFAAVLNYHIWRLN from the coding sequence ATGGCAACCGACCTCGCCCGCTCCTCGCTCCCCAACCGCCGGCCAATCGCCACGCTCGCGGCGGCGATTCTCCTCTCGGAACTCGTCGGCGCGCTCGGGACGGTATTCACCGGCCCGCAAATCAACACGTGGTACACCACCCTCGCGAAACCCGCGTTCAACCCGCCGAACTGGGTGTTCGGCCCCGTCTGGACCACGCTGTTCGCCCTGATGGGGGCCGCCGCGTGGCTCGTCTGGCGGCGCGGATTCGACCAGACGGCCGTCCGAGTCGCCCTCTCGGCGTTCGCCCTCCAGTTCGCGCTCAACGTCGGCTGGTCTGCGGCCTTCTTCGGCCTCGAATCGCCACAGCTCGGCCTCGTCGTCATCATCGCCCTCTGGGTGGCCATCGTCGCCACCATCGCGCTGTTCGACCGGGTGGACCGGCGCGCGGCGCTGTTGCTCGTGCCGTATCTGGCCTGGGTGACGTTCGCCGCCGTGCTCAACTACCACATCTGGCGGCTCAACTAG
- the alaS gene encoding alanine--tRNA ligase, producing the protein MSDLEAEYRLEYFETEDFHRLECSECGAHFWTRDGTRETCGEPPCAEYSFIDNPGFDAEYTLEEMREAFLSFFEENDHTRIDPYPVAANRWRDDVLLTQASIYDFQPLVTSGQAPPPANPLTISQPCIRMQDIDNVGKTGRHTMAFEMMAHHAFNAKEEVGDKYAYEGEVYWKSETVEYCDAFFESMGVDPVEVTYIEDPWVGGGNAGPAFEVIFMGVELATLVFMSLEQDPEGDYEMKDGNRYSEMDTYIVDTGYGLERWTWVSQGTPTVYEAVYPDMIAFLKENANIELTEEEEDIVHRAAKLAGHMDIDEAEDMESARDNIAEHIGVSTTELTDLMEPLEDIYAIADHCRTLAYMLGDGIVPSNVSTGYLTRMVLRRTKRLVDNVGIDAPLDELVDMQAERLGYDNRDTIRDIVRTEVEKYRETLDRGGRRVRQLAEDYAASGESIPTRELIELYDSHGIQPDMVEEIALEVGADVQVPDDFYSLVASRHGGEQAFEDEEQVKTSADDRIAELPKTDRLYYEDQERTEFEAVVIDVFEREEGYDVVLDQTMFYPEGGGQPADRGSLSTDDVSVEVTDVQIVDGVILHRTDDDPGKGEFVRGQVDTTRRRRLMRHHTATHVVIHAARRVLGDHIRQAGAQKGLASSRIDVTHYNRITREQVKEIERLANEIVMNNTPVKQEWPDRHEAESRHGFDLYQGGIPPGENIRLIYVADDVQACGGTHVSRTGDIGAIKILTTERVQDGVERLVFAAGDAAIEATQENEDSLYAAADILDVSPEEVPTTAERFFEEWKARGKQIEDLKEQLAEIRASGGAGGEEVELENGAIAVVQRIDADMDELRATANALAEDGKIAVLGSGASGAQFVVAVPDDVDVNAGEVVGELARRVGGGGGGPADFAQGGGPDAEKLDDALEAAPEVLKKVLNA; encoded by the coding sequence ATGAGCGACCTCGAAGCGGAGTATCGTCTCGAGTATTTCGAGACGGAAGACTTCCACCGACTGGAGTGCTCTGAGTGCGGGGCGCACTTCTGGACGCGAGACGGGACTCGCGAGACCTGTGGTGAGCCGCCGTGTGCGGAGTACAGCTTTATCGACAATCCGGGATTCGACGCAGAATACACGCTCGAAGAGATGCGTGAGGCGTTCCTCTCTTTCTTCGAGGAAAACGACCACACGCGCATCGACCCCTACCCCGTGGCCGCGAACCGCTGGCGCGACGACGTGCTATTGACGCAGGCGTCCATCTACGACTTCCAGCCACTCGTGACGAGCGGACAGGCACCACCGCCGGCGAACCCGCTCACGATTAGTCAGCCGTGCATCCGAATGCAGGACATCGACAACGTGGGCAAGACCGGCCGCCACACGATGGCCTTCGAGATGATGGCCCACCACGCCTTCAACGCCAAGGAGGAGGTCGGCGACAAGTACGCCTACGAGGGCGAAGTCTACTGGAAATCCGAGACCGTTGAATACTGTGATGCGTTCTTCGAGTCGATGGGCGTCGACCCCGTCGAAGTGACCTACATCGAGGACCCATGGGTCGGTGGCGGCAACGCAGGCCCCGCCTTCGAAGTCATCTTCATGGGCGTCGAACTCGCGACGCTCGTCTTCATGTCCTTAGAGCAGGACCCAGAGGGCGACTACGAGATGAAAGACGGTAACCGGTACTCCGAGATGGACACCTACATCGTGGACACCGGTTACGGCTTGGAGCGCTGGACGTGGGTCAGTCAGGGCACGCCGACGGTGTACGAAGCCGTCTACCCCGACATGATTGCCTTCCTCAAAGAGAACGCAAACATCGAACTCACCGAGGAGGAAGAGGACATCGTCCACCGGGCGGCGAAGCTCGCTGGCCACATGGATATCGACGAGGCGGAGGACATGGAGTCCGCCCGCGACAACATCGCAGAGCACATCGGCGTCTCCACGACGGAACTGACGGACCTGATGGAGCCACTGGAGGACATCTACGCCATCGCAGACCACTGCCGGACGCTCGCGTACATGCTCGGCGACGGCATCGTGCCGTCTAACGTCTCGACTGGCTACCTCACGCGCATGGTGCTTCGGCGCACCAAACGCCTCGTGGACAACGTCGGCATCGACGCCCCACTCGACGAACTCGTGGACATGCAGGCAGAGCGCCTCGGCTACGACAACCGCGACACCATCCGCGACATCGTACGGACGGAAGTCGAGAAGTACCGCGAGACGCTCGACCGCGGTGGTCGCCGCGTCCGCCAGCTCGCAGAGGACTACGCAGCGAGCGGCGAGTCGATTCCGACCCGCGAACTCATCGAGCTGTACGACTCTCACGGCATTCAACCAGACATGGTCGAGGAAATCGCCCTCGAAGTCGGCGCGGACGTGCAGGTTCCCGACGACTTCTACAGCCTCGTCGCGTCCCGCCACGGCGGCGAGCAGGCCTTCGAGGACGAAGAACAAGTGAAAACGTCTGCGGACGACCGCATCGCGGAACTCCCGAAGACCGACCGCCTGTACTACGAAGACCAGGAGCGCACCGAGTTCGAAGCCGTCGTCATCGACGTGTTCGAGCGCGAGGAGGGCTACGACGTCGTGCTCGACCAGACGATGTTCTACCCCGAAGGCGGCGGTCAACCGGCCGACCGCGGGTCGCTCTCGACCGACGACGTGAGCGTCGAAGTCACCGACGTCCAAATCGTCGACGGCGTCATCCTCCACCGCACCGACGACGACCCCGGCAAGGGCGAGTTCGTCCGCGGGCAGGTCGACACGACGCGCCGTCGCCGGCTGATGCGCCACCACACCGCGACACACGTCGTGATTCACGCCGCCCGGAGAGTGCTCGGCGACCACATCCGGCAGGCGGGTGCCCAGAAGGGACTCGCCTCCTCGCGCATCGACGTCACCCACTACAACCGCATCACCCGCGAGCAGGTGAAGGAGATAGAGCGCCTCGCCAACGAAATCGTGATGAACAACACGCCGGTCAAACAGGAGTGGCCGGACCGCCACGAGGCGGAGAGTCGCCACGGCTTCGACCTCTATCAGGGCGGCATCCCGCCGGGCGAGAACATCCGCCTCATCTACGTCGCAGACGACGTGCAGGCCTGCGGTGGCACGCACGTCTCGCGAACCGGTGACATCGGCGCAATCAAGATTCTCACCACCGAGCGAGTCCAGGACGGCGTCGAACGCCTCGTCTTCGCGGCCGGTGACGCCGCCATTGAGGCCACCCAGGAGAACGAGGATTCGCTGTACGCGGCCGCGGACATCCTCGACGTGAGTCCAGAAGAGGTTCCGACGACCGCAGAACGCTTCTTCGAGGAGTGGAAGGCCCGTGGCAAGCAGATAGAGGACTTAAAAGAACAACTCGCCGAAATTCGCGCGAGCGGTGGCGCGGGCGGCGAAGAAGTCGAACTCGAAAATGGTGCAATTGCGGTCGTCCAGCGCATCGACGCGGACATGGACGAACTTCGGGCGACCGCCAACGCGCTCGCCGAAGACGGGAAAATCGCCGTGCTCGGCAGTGGCGCGTCGGGTGCGCAGTTCGTCGTCGCCGTCCCCGACGACGTGGACGTGAACGCCGGCGAAGTCGTGGGCGAACTCGCCCGCCGCGTCGGCGGTGGCGGTGGCGGCCCGGCTGACTTCGCACAGGGCGGCGGCCCGGATGCGGAGAAACTGGACGACGCGCTCGAGGCGGCCCCCGAAGTCCTGAAGAAGGTCCTGAACGCCTGA
- a CDS encoding alpha/beta fold hydrolase yields the protein MDVTTTDGTTLFAQAAGDGETVTFVGDAGYGAWQWGWQHAALTGPFETLVYDHRGVGRSEKPPGPYSVEQLADDLEAVLSAHGARKTHLVGAGLGGMVALDYARRYARARTLTLLGTAARGAGIDTSPLAADPTDEAAIRASLDHALSADFVGAYDEVVDQIVQWRASDDASLAGWAAHQAAVEGFDADPLYEISLPTLVAHGTADEVWPAAGGEHLADGLPNATHCNLDGAGHLCHVEQSRILNDELIGFLEVA from the coding sequence ATGGACGTCACTACGACAGACGGAACGACGCTGTTCGCGCAGGCGGCGGGCGACGGCGAGACGGTCACGTTCGTCGGCGACGCCGGCTACGGCGCGTGGCAGTGGGGCTGGCAACACGCCGCGCTCACCGGCCCGTTCGAGACGCTCGTCTACGACCACCGGGGCGTCGGGCGCTCCGAGAAGCCACCTGGCCCGTACTCAGTCGAACAGCTGGCCGACGACCTCGAAGCCGTCCTGTCGGCCCACGGGGCGCGAAAGACACACCTCGTCGGCGCGGGCCTCGGTGGAATGGTCGCACTCGACTATGCTCGGCGCTACGCACGGGCGCGAACCCTGACGCTGCTCGGAACCGCCGCACGGGGGGCGGGCATCGACACGTCGCCGCTCGCGGCAGACCCGACAGACGAGGCGGCGATTCGCGCCTCGCTCGACCACGCGCTGTCCGCCGACTTCGTCGGAGCGTACGATGAAGTGGTAGACCAAATCGTCCAGTGGCGAGCGAGCGACGACGCGTCACTCGCTGGCTGGGCAGCCCATCAGGCCGCAGTCGAGGGGTTCGACGCTGACCCACTGTACGAGATTTCGCTGCCGACGCTCGTGGCCCACGGGACGGCCGACGAGGTGTGGCCGGCGGCGGGGGGTGAACACCTCGCCGACGGACTGCCGAACGCGACCCACTGCAACCTCGATGGGGCCGGACACCTCTGTCACGTTGAACAATCACGTATCCTGAACGACGAACTGATTGGTTTCCTCGAAGTCGCCTGA
- a CDS encoding type 1 glutamine amidotransferase, translating to MTRLRLALLNASHDATDTKRNFRREVDADLVEFHATEGRLPGTFDFDGFLVTGSRSSVYWDEKWIQPLKDWAKEAIDEGLPALGVCYGHQLLADVLGGTVEGMGEYEIGYREITHHDNTPLFSGVNERFLAFTTHQDAVTELPPGATLTAENDYGVHGFQKDDVFGVQFHPEYDMQTARELTMGKDLTDEHRQQVLDGITPENYARAQQAKLVFENFCDYVREVKDIPRAPARQ from the coding sequence ATGACACGGCTCCGACTCGCGCTCTTGAACGCTTCACACGACGCAACCGATACGAAGCGGAACTTTCGTCGCGAAGTGGACGCGGACCTCGTCGAGTTCCACGCCACCGAGGGCCGGCTTCCGGGAACGTTCGACTTCGACGGCTTTCTCGTAACCGGGTCACGGTCGTCCGTGTACTGGGACGAGAAGTGGATTCAACCGCTCAAAGACTGGGCGAAGGAAGCGATCGACGAAGGCCTACCAGCCCTCGGCGTCTGTTACGGCCACCAGCTGCTGGCGGATGTCCTCGGCGGCACCGTCGAGGGGATGGGCGAGTACGAAATCGGCTACCGCGAAATCACCCACCACGACAACACGCCCCTGTTCTCCGGCGTCAACGAGCGATTCCTCGCGTTCACGACCCACCAAGACGCCGTCACGGAACTCCCGCCGGGCGCGACGCTCACCGCCGAGAACGACTACGGCGTCCACGGCTTCCAGAAAGACGACGTGTTCGGCGTCCAGTTCCACCCCGAATACGACATGCAGACCGCCCGCGAACTGACGATGGGCAAGGACCTGACCGACGAACACCGGCAGCAGGTGTTAGACGGCATCACCCCCGAGAACTACGCCCGCGCCCAGCAGGCGAAACTCGTCTTCGAGAACTTCTGTGACTACGTCCGCGAAGTGAAGGACATTCCGCGCGCCCCGGCCCGACAGTAA
- a CDS encoding CPBP family intramembrane glutamic endopeptidase, which yields MAVRSFSRLRHLVGAVVITVGAFVLSALLSLPAIGIPFDTLVGFTVIVVLSELGFALAAGIFLWLAHHRIDYFNIRWPTRMGYIAIVAGTVGLLVFRFVSLFAVTELGLPVAGNSILDPALAGFTEILLVLIPISILVIGPTEELLFRGVLQRYLGESFRTGTAIAISSFLFALAHVPTSFVATPDLGAVAVTGVILFGISVILGVIYDRTQNLVVPMLVHGLYDAVLFGAAYVVLTG from the coding sequence ATGGCAGTCCGCTCGTTCAGCCGCCTCAGACACCTCGTCGGTGCGGTGGTCATCACCGTCGGTGCGTTCGTCCTGAGCGCGCTCCTCTCGCTTCCCGCCATCGGGATTCCCTTCGACACGCTGGTGGGCTTTACCGTCATCGTCGTCCTCTCTGAACTCGGGTTCGCGCTCGCCGCGGGCATCTTTCTGTGGCTCGCCCACCACCGCATCGACTACTTCAACATCCGCTGGCCGACCCGAATGGGGTATATCGCCATCGTGGCCGGAACCGTCGGCCTGCTCGTCTTCCGGTTCGTCTCGCTGTTCGCCGTCACCGAACTCGGCCTGCCGGTCGCCGGAAATTCCATCCTCGACCCGGCACTGGCGGGGTTCACCGAGATTCTGCTCGTGTTGATTCCCATCTCGATTCTGGTCATCGGCCCCACAGAGGAACTGCTGTTTCGCGGCGTCCTCCAGCGCTACCTCGGGGAATCCTTCCGAACGGGCACCGCCATCGCGATTTCGAGTTTCTTGTTCGCCCTCGCCCACGTCCCCACGTCGTTCGTCGCCACGCCGGACCTCGGGGCAGTCGCCGTGACGGGCGTCATCCTCTTTGGCATCTCCGTCATCCTCGGGGTCATCTACGACCGGACGCAGAACCTGGTCGTCCCGATGCTGGTCCACGGTCTCTACGACGCGGTGCTGTTCGGCGCGGCGTACGTGGTGTTGACGGGATAA
- a CDS encoding cupin domain-containing protein, with amino-acid sequence MQKVRIDELDRRMSPASRRIPVAKALETEGLALNYFELAPGESFAFGYHCHHDQEEVFYIQEGAATFDTEDGEIVVEEGEAIRFAPGDHQQGFNYTDDRVVALAIGSPKESNEIDLYGDCESCDGRTPQKIEMVESRDALVTVCQECGDQTGRYT; translated from the coding sequence ATGCAGAAGGTTCGCATCGACGAACTCGACCGACGGATGAGTCCCGCAAGCCGCCGCATCCCCGTGGCGAAGGCGCTCGAAACCGAGGGTCTCGCGCTCAACTACTTCGAACTCGCCCCCGGCGAGAGTTTCGCCTTCGGCTACCACTGCCACCACGACCAGGAAGAAGTGTTCTACATCCAGGAGGGGGCCGCCACCTTCGACACTGAGGACGGCGAAATCGTCGTCGAGGAAGGTGAGGCCATCCGCTTTGCCCCTGGCGACCACCAGCAGGGGTTCAACTACACCGACGACCGCGTCGTCGCCCTCGCCATCGGGTCGCCCAAAGAGTCGAACGAAATCGACCTCTACGGAGACTGTGAGTCCTGCGACGGACGTACCCCGCAGAAAATCGAGATGGTCGAGTCGAGAGACGCACTGGTCACGGTCTGCCAGGAGTGTGGCGACCAGACCGGTCGCTACACCTAA
- a CDS encoding electron transfer flavoprotein subunit beta/FixA family protein → MHSIVLTKGVPDFREGQVSFNEEGHLERGKTPTVMNPNDKFALEAALQTKVRHGGRVSLMSMGPPGYQSILVEGMRDVYADDLYLLSDREMAASDTWATAITLSAGIEKLGEPDLIFAGFKTADGETGHTGPQTAWCLDWPMITHVIALDVDEEERTVRAKRLVEGDIKEIETVEVDMPAFIVMDPEFEASYRKADHRLVFKDLRAETQERAEDAEDHITVWDHVALNLDPNFIGLDGSPTIVSSVDPIPKAPAEREATMVDAADAEGMREVLDVMDAFAAGD, encoded by the coding sequence ATGCACTCAATTGTTCTTACGAAAGGCGTCCCCGACTTCCGCGAGGGTCAGGTGTCCTTCAACGAGGAAGGACACCTGGAGCGGGGGAAAACGCCGACGGTGATGAATCCGAACGACAAGTTCGCCCTGGAGGCCGCGTTACAGACGAAAGTCCGACACGGCGGCCGAGTCAGCCTGATGAGCATGGGGCCGCCAGGCTACCAGAGCATTCTCGTAGAGGGGATGCGCGACGTGTACGCAGACGACCTCTACTTGCTCTCTGACCGCGAGATGGCCGCCTCAGACACCTGGGCGACGGCCATCACCCTCAGCGCCGGCATCGAAAAACTCGGCGAACCGGACCTCATCTTCGCCGGGTTCAAAACCGCAGACGGGGAGACGGGCCACACCGGCCCCCAGACGGCGTGGTGTCTCGACTGGCCGATGATTACCCACGTCATCGCCCTCGACGTAGACGAGGAAGAACGCACGGTTCGCGCAAAGCGCCTCGTCGAAGGCGACATCAAGGAGATCGAGACGGTGGAGGTGGACATGCCCGCGTTCATCGTGATGGACCCCGAGTTCGAAGCGAGTTACCGGAAGGCCGACCACCGCCTCGTGTTCAAGGACCTGCGCGCGGAGACCCAGGAGCGCGCCGAGGACGCAGAGGACCACATCACGGTGTGGGACCACGTCGCGCTCAACCTCGACCCGAACTTCATCGGCCTCGACGGGTCGCCGACCATCGTGTCCTCGGTGGACCCGATTCCGAAAGCGCCCGCAGAGCGCGAGGCCACCATGGTCGACGCGGCCGACGCGGAGGGAATGCGAGAAGTACTGGACGTGATGGACGCGTTCGCAGCGGGGGACTAA
- a CDS encoding electron transfer flavoprotein subunit alpha/FixB family protein: MALDPADYTVKELESELEDVADEGELQEILDAEKDGKGRTTAVAAIEARLDAVTGADEGEAADEDVQEEPEGSVEKPAAAKQAVDVMGLADDLPEGLEHPTADKKHVRALVGGTYRDMWVYCETQAGELIDVSKEMLGKARELMDQYNEDYDADERVVGVVIGDNTSDLADDVIAYGADVAVYHEDDRLERFQHKPYTEIVSDMSRADADWRDYDKPRYFLFPATNNGRDLSAQVQAELDSGLASDCSDLYITDELISNPVKTGEPGVKVEFERVLHMKRPDFSGFEYSTILCLDNPSREFHPQGASVIPGSFPVPEADDDRVGLIVDHDLDLPDDWFKVHVTGHEELDEGVDLTGREVIVAVGRGIGKDPTKGLELALDLVKQFDDADLGLSRGVVTASYKVGGHVEQYVAEERQIGETGQVVAPPLYIAAGISGAVQHKVGMDESGTIISINTDPDARIRDFSDYFIEGDLFEVLPQLTQALESGELNLKALADGRGDSQ; this comes from the coding sequence ATGGCGCTCGACCCAGCAGACTACACGGTAAAAGAACTCGAATCGGAACTCGAAGACGTCGCAGACGAAGGCGAACTACAGGAGATTCTCGACGCAGAGAAAGACGGCAAGGGACGGACGACGGCCGTCGCGGCCATCGAGGCGCGTCTCGACGCCGTCACCGGCGCAGACGAGGGCGAAGCGGCGGACGAAGACGTCCAGGAAGAACCCGAGGGAAGCGTCGAAAAACCCGCGGCGGCCAAGCAGGCGGTGGACGTCATGGGACTCGCAGACGACCTCCCCGAGGGCTTAGAGCACCCGACGGCGGACAAGAAACACGTCCGCGCACTCGTCGGCGGCACCTACCGCGACATGTGGGTGTACTGTGAGACGCAGGCCGGCGAACTCATCGACGTCTCGAAGGAGATGCTCGGGAAGGCCCGCGAGCTAATGGACCAGTACAACGAGGACTACGACGCAGACGAGCGCGTCGTGGGCGTCGTCATCGGCGACAACACGAGCGACCTCGCAGACGACGTCATCGCCTACGGTGCGGACGTGGCGGTGTACCACGAGGACGACCGCCTCGAACGCTTCCAGCACAAACCGTACACCGAAATCGTCTCCGACATGAGCCGGGCGGACGCAGACTGGCGCGACTACGACAAGCCCCGGTACTTCCTGTTCCCGGCGACGAACAACGGTCGTGACCTCTCGGCGCAGGTGCAGGCCGAACTCGACAGCGGCCTCGCGAGCGACTGTTCTGACCTCTACATCACGGACGAACTCATCTCGAATCCCGTGAAGACGGGTGAACCCGGTGTGAAAGTCGAGTTCGAGCGCGTGTTGCACATGAAACGCCCCGACTTCAGCGGGTTCGAGTACTCGACGATTCTCTGTCTCGACAATCCGAGCCGGGAGTTCCACCCGCAAGGAGCCTCGGTCATTCCCGGGAGTTTCCCGGTCCCCGAAGCAGACGACGACCGCGTGGGCCTCATCGTGGACCACGACCTCGACCTGCCCGACGACTGGTTCAAAGTGCACGTGACTGGTCACGAAGAACTCGACGAAGGCGTAGACCTGACTGGGCGCGAGGTCATCGTCGCGGTGGGGCGGGGAATTGGCAAGGACCCGACCAAGGGGCTCGAACTCGCGCTCGACCTCGTCAAACAGTTCGACGACGCGGACCTCGGCCTCTCGCGTGGCGTGGTGACGGCCTCATACAAGGTGGGCGGCCACGTCGAACAGTACGTCGCGGAGGAACGCCAGATTGGCGAGACGGGACAGGTGGTCGCGCCGCCACTCTACATCGCGGCGGGTATCTCCGGGGCGGTCCAGCACAAGGTCGGGATGGACGAGTCGGGTACGATTATCTCCATCAACACGGACCCAGACGCCCGAATTCGGGACTTCTCGGATTACTTCATCGAGGGAGACCTGTTCGAGGTGCTCCCGCAGTTGACACAGGCGCTCGAAAGCGGCGAATTGAATCTGAAAGCACTCGCTGACGGACGCGGTGACTCACAATGA